The following proteins are encoded in a genomic region of Ornithodoros turicata isolate Travis chromosome 6, ASM3712646v1, whole genome shotgun sequence:
- the LOC135397926 gene encoding uncharacterized protein LOC135397926 isoform X1: MKAVLVLMLLIVSLAAIQAEAMPRVYRHIYRAARHAAREYGGYQSGRDDVRGSSGYGSGRDGVRGSSGYGSGRDGVRGSSGYGTGRDGVRGSSGYGSGRDGVRGSSGYGSGRDGVRGSSGYGSGRGDAVYVRSH; the protein is encoded by the exons ATGAAGGCCGTCCTCGTTTTGATGCTGCTAATCGTTTCAC TTGCAGCAATTCAAGCTGAGGCTATGCCCAGAGTCTACCGCCATATATACCGCGCTGCCAGACATGCCGCTCGTGAGTACGGCGGTTATCAGTCTGGCAGAGATGATGTTAGAGGCTCTTCCGGTTACGGATCCGGCAGAGATGGTGTTCGTGGCTCTTCCGGTTACGGATCCGGCAGAGATGGTGTTCGTGGCTCTTCCGGTTACGGAACCGGCCGAGATGGTGTTCGTGGCTCTTCCGGTTATGGATCCGGCAGAGATGGTGTTCGTGGCTCTTCCGGTTACGGATCCGGCAGAGATGGCGTTCGTGGCTCTTCCGGTTATGGCTCTGGCAGGGGTGATGCTG